A DNA window from Streptomyces sp. CA-278952 contains the following coding sequences:
- a CDS encoding glycosyltransferase — protein sequence MKILHVVTLHTPDHAFGGPTRVAFNLSRVQRAAGDDARVMALGDGFPDGDLPRQVEGVPVHLFQARHVLPMFEVSGITSAALLNTARRMMRGADLVHVHLMRDLVTLPAALLALATRTPLVVQTHGMIDPTEKKAAQLTDLLGVRKVLRDADAVLHLTEMERVDVNAVAAPVPLTRTVRLVNGVRPQERKPARAPGRPPTVLFLARIQERKRPEDFVAAMPHVLARHPDARFVLAGPDTGALAGTLALARKLGVADSLDHVGPLEHDQVLAADREADVYVLPAIEEPFPVSVLEAMSVGTPVVITRTCGQAPDVAGAGSGRVIDSRVGEDAANARKVADAILELLEPEAAEQAGKAAWEMVNERFTIEAVTATLRRTYEDVVRRRRGR from the coding sequence GTGAAAATCCTGCACGTTGTCACGCTCCACACTCCGGACCACGCCTTCGGCGGTCCGACCCGGGTGGCGTTCAACCTGTCCAGGGTCCAGCGGGCGGCCGGGGACGACGCCCGCGTCATGGCCCTCGGCGATGGCTTCCCCGACGGTGACTTGCCCCGCCAGGTGGAGGGAGTTCCGGTCCACCTCTTCCAGGCGCGGCACGTGCTCCCGATGTTCGAGGTCAGCGGCATCACCTCCGCGGCGCTGCTGAACACCGCGCGCCGCATGATGCGCGGCGCCGACCTCGTGCACGTCCATCTGATGCGGGACCTGGTGACCCTGCCCGCGGCGCTCCTCGCGCTCGCGACCCGGACGCCCCTGGTCGTCCAGACCCACGGCATGATCGACCCCACCGAGAAGAAGGCCGCCCAGCTCACCGACCTGCTCGGCGTCCGCAAGGTGCTGCGCGACGCCGACGCCGTCCTGCACCTCACCGAGATGGAGCGGGTCGACGTGAACGCCGTCGCCGCCCCCGTCCCGCTCACCCGTACCGTCCGGCTGGTCAACGGAGTGCGCCCGCAGGAGCGCAAGCCCGCCCGCGCCCCCGGCCGCCCGCCCACCGTGCTCTTCCTCGCCCGGATCCAGGAGCGCAAGCGGCCCGAGGACTTCGTCGCCGCGATGCCGCACGTCCTCGCCCGCCACCCGGACGCCCGGTTCGTGCTGGCCGGGCCGGACACCGGCGCGCTGGCCGGCACCCTCGCCCTCGCCCGGAAGCTGGGTGTGGCCGACTCCCTCGACCACGTAGGCCCGTTGGAGCACGATCAGGTCCTGGCCGCCGACCGCGAGGCCGATGTGTATGTGCTGCCGGCGATCGAGGAGCCGTTCCCGGTCTCGGTGCTGGAGGCGATGTCGGTCGGCACCCCGGTCGTCATCACCCGCACCTGCGGGCAGGCTCCCGATGTGGCCGGGGCGGGGTCGGGCCGGGTCATCGACAGCCGGGTCGGCGAGGACGCGGCCAACGCCCGCAAGGTCGCCGACGCGATCCTGGAGCTGCTGGAGCCGGAGGCCGCCGAGCAGGCGGGCAAGGCAGCCTGGGAGATGGTGAACGAGCGGTTCACCATTGAGGCCGTCACCGCCACCCTCCGGCGGACCTACGAGGACGTGGTCCGCCGGAGGCGGGGACGGTGA
- a CDS encoding lipopolysaccharide biosynthesis protein, which produces MTSHHRAPDDQDEPALLRDQFRQLLRYRSLLACGVVVGLLGGGYLALGGEDTYTATGEVLVRSAISDPFAAGSTADKGINIGSERQTAVSDTVGTLAAGNLLKAGDDVTARKLLTGLQVTNPPNTLTLRFSYTAATPEQARARAEALAGAYLAHRKARTLESIQNMSDGYRAQLRPLEEKRDLLEDQTGTGAEDDVSSARANIIVSISELSRKISELKALDTTPGYLNKKPVAPTSPTGPGLPLLLGLGGVVGLALGLLLSWVRLVFDPAVRSPRELVRSLGAPLLGTLPRERAAAGSMLAIGRGTSRLAEEYRAVAFRLAYDPSFAESRRLLVTAPRGDNTAAAAAAANLAAAFAEMGRDVLLVEADLRTPSLARDLGSGSHEVRPPRWAAAEGGGWPAGGRTNVDVPGSGAFALIPGTTVDNVPRALTSPPVGRIVAEADRTGNVVIVLAPPVLSYADAVALVDRVEGVMVVCDPREVHRSDLERIREIIGASGGAVLGALLHPGRRRLRRAERRAKPTRRRGGGGGPAPTAGPDAPETTGDPTETLGLRAFTQPAARR; this is translated from the coding sequence ATGACGTCGCACCACCGCGCCCCGGACGACCAGGACGAGCCGGCGCTCCTGCGCGACCAGTTCCGCCAACTCCTGCGCTACCGCTCCCTGCTGGCCTGCGGAGTCGTCGTCGGCCTGCTCGGCGGCGGCTATCTCGCTCTCGGCGGCGAGGACACCTACACCGCCACCGGCGAGGTGCTCGTCCGCTCCGCGATCTCCGACCCCTTCGCCGCCGGATCCACCGCGGACAAGGGCATCAACATCGGCTCCGAGCGCCAGACCGCCGTCAGCGACACGGTGGGCACCCTCGCCGCCGGGAACCTGCTCAAGGCGGGCGACGACGTCACCGCCCGCAAGCTGCTCACCGGGCTCCAGGTCACCAACCCGCCCAACACCCTCACCCTCCGCTTCTCCTACACGGCCGCCACCCCCGAGCAGGCCCGCGCCCGCGCCGAAGCCCTCGCCGGGGCCTACCTGGCCCACCGCAAGGCGCGCACCCTGGAGAGCATCCAGAACATGTCCGACGGCTACCGGGCCCAGCTCCGCCCGCTGGAGGAGAAGCGCGACCTGCTGGAGGACCAGACAGGAACGGGCGCCGAGGACGACGTCAGCAGCGCCCGCGCCAACATCATCGTCTCCATCTCCGAGCTGAGCCGGAAGATCTCCGAACTGAAGGCCCTGGACACCACCCCCGGCTACCTCAACAAGAAGCCCGTCGCCCCCACGTCGCCCACCGGCCCGGGACTGCCCCTGCTCCTCGGGCTCGGCGGCGTCGTCGGCCTCGCCCTGGGACTGCTGCTCTCCTGGGTGCGCCTCGTCTTCGACCCCGCCGTACGCTCCCCCCGCGAACTGGTCCGCTCGCTCGGCGCGCCCCTGCTCGGCACCCTGCCCCGGGAACGCGCCGCCGCCGGCAGCATGCTCGCCATCGGGCGCGGCACCTCCCGGCTGGCCGAGGAGTACCGCGCCGTCGCCTTCCGGCTCGCCTACGACCCGTCGTTCGCCGAGAGCCGCCGTCTGCTGGTCACCGCCCCCCGCGGCGACAACACGGCGGCCGCCGCCGCGGCCGCCAACCTGGCCGCCGCCTTCGCCGAGATGGGCCGCGACGTCCTGCTCGTCGAGGCCGACCTGCGCACCCCCTCGCTCGCCCGCGACCTCGGCTCCGGCTCCCACGAGGTGCGCCCGCCGCGCTGGGCCGCCGCGGAGGGCGGCGGCTGGCCCGCCGGCGGCCGCACCAACGTGGACGTGCCCGGCTCCGGCGCCTTCGCCCTGATCCCCGGGACCACCGTCGACAACGTCCCGCGCGCCCTGACCTCCCCGCCCGTCGGCCGCATCGTCGCCGAGGCGGACCGGACCGGCAACGTCGTCATCGTCCTCGCCCCGCCCGTCCTGTCCTACGCGGACGCGGTCGCCCTGGTCGACCGGGTGGAGGGCGTCATGGTCGTCTGCGACCCGCGCGAGGTGCACCGCAGCGACCTCGAACGCATCCGCGAGATCATCGGCGCCTCCGGCGGCGCCGTCCTCGGCGCGCTGCTCCACCCCGGCCGCAGGCGGCTGCGGCGCGCGGAGCGACGGGCGAAGCCGACCCGACGCCGGGGCGGTGGCGGCGGCCCCGCCCCCACCGCCGGGCCGGACGCTCCCGAGACCACCGGCGATCCCACCGAGACCCTCGGCCTGCGCGCCTTCACCCAGCCGGCCGCGCGCAGGTGA
- a CDS encoding glycosyltransferase: MSEASRPSPIRGRRLLVVSTNYAPELTGIGPYATQLAEHWAASGARVRALTGMPHYPSWRLEEAYRGVWRTVEIRGGVGVHRRRHYVPSRQTALRRAAFEASVLATGLFAPPPGRPDAVISQMPSLAGGVVGARLARRHRVPHLPVVQDLMGAAAAQSGIRGGGRAAAVAAAAERYALRGAALVGVIHESFVPGVTALGVDPGRIRLVPNWTHVQGPTADRAATRARLGWPENTPVVLHSGNMGLKQGLDVLVDTARLAPDVRVVLMGDGNQRDALRARAEGLANVDFLEPAAAEEFTDVLAAADVLAVTQRASVLDMSVPSKLTSYFTSGRPVIASVADEGGTADEVRRSGAGVLVAPEDPAALLEAVRKLAADPAAADALGAGGPHYVARHLSREAGLARFDDLLAEALPAAQRSPRR, translated from the coding sequence ATGTCCGAAGCGTCAAGGCCCAGTCCGATCCGAGGCCGCCGACTTCTGGTGGTTTCGACCAACTACGCACCGGAGCTCACGGGCATAGGCCCGTACGCCACCCAACTGGCCGAGCACTGGGCCGCGTCCGGAGCCCGGGTCCGGGCACTCACCGGTATGCCGCACTACCCCTCCTGGCGGCTGGAGGAGGCGTACCGGGGCGTCTGGAGGACGGTGGAGATACGCGGCGGCGTCGGCGTACACCGGCGCCGGCACTATGTGCCGTCCCGTCAGACCGCTCTGCGGCGTGCCGCGTTCGAGGCGAGCGTCCTCGCGACCGGACTGTTCGCCCCGCCGCCCGGACGCCCCGACGCCGTGATCTCGCAGATGCCCAGCCTCGCGGGTGGCGTCGTCGGAGCCCGCCTCGCCCGTCGCCACCGCGTCCCCCATCTGCCCGTCGTCCAGGACCTGATGGGCGCCGCCGCCGCACAGAGCGGCATCCGGGGCGGAGGCAGGGCCGCCGCCGTCGCCGCGGCCGCCGAGCGGTACGCACTGCGCGGGGCCGCCCTCGTCGGCGTCATCCATGAGAGCTTCGTCCCCGGCGTCACCGCTCTCGGCGTCGACCCCGGCCGTATCCGCCTCGTCCCCAACTGGACCCATGTGCAGGGCCCCACCGCCGACCGGGCCGCGACCCGCGCCCGGCTCGGCTGGCCCGAGAACACCCCGGTCGTCCTGCACTCCGGCAACATGGGGCTCAAGCAGGGTCTGGACGTCCTGGTGGACACCGCCCGCCTCGCCCCCGACGTCCGCGTCGTCCTGATGGGCGACGGCAACCAGCGCGACGCCCTGCGTGCCCGCGCCGAGGGACTGGCCAACGTGGACTTCCTGGAGCCCGCGGCGGCCGAGGAGTTCACCGACGTCCTGGCCGCCGCCGACGTCCTCGCGGTCACCCAGCGCGCCTCGGTCCTCGACATGAGCGTCCCCTCCAAGCTCACCTCCTACTTCACCTCCGGACGCCCCGTGATCGCCTCCGTCGCCGACGAGGGCGGCACCGCCGACGAGGTCCGCCGCTCGGGCGCCGGGGTCCTCGTGGCCCCGGAGGACCCGGCCGCCCTGCTCGAAGCGGTCCGGAAGCTGGCCGCCGACCCGGCCGCCGCCGACGCTCTCGGGGCCGGGGGCCCGCACTACGTCGCCCGCCACCTGAGCCGGGAAGCGGGCCTCGCACGCTTCGACGACCTGCTCGCCGAGGCCCTGCCGGCCGCACAGAGGAGCCCCCGCCGATGA
- a CDS encoding adenylyltransferase/cytidyltransferase family protein, with protein MVQHRVGYAPGVYDLFHVGHLNILRHARSQCDYLVAGVVSDEMAALAKGHTPVIPLRERLEIVRSVRFVDAAFVETVPDKVETWQQVRFDVIFKGDDWRGTDKGEKLERDFAEVGVEVVYFPYTVHTSSTQLRRALDVLVNRPGALSAP; from the coding sequence ATGGTGCAGCACAGGGTGGGTTACGCACCCGGGGTGTACGACCTGTTCCACGTCGGGCACCTCAACATCCTTCGGCACGCCCGCAGTCAGTGCGACTACCTGGTCGCGGGGGTCGTGTCGGACGAGATGGCCGCCCTCGCCAAGGGCCACACGCCGGTGATCCCGCTCCGCGAACGACTGGAGATCGTCCGCAGCGTGCGCTTCGTGGACGCCGCGTTCGTGGAGACCGTGCCGGACAAGGTCGAGACCTGGCAGCAGGTCCGGTTCGACGTGATCTTCAAGGGAGACGACTGGCGGGGCACGGACAAGGGGGAGAAGCTGGAGCGCGACTTCGCCGAAGTGGGCGTGGAGGTCGTCTACTTCCCGTACACCGTGCACACGTCCAGCACCCAGCTGCGCCGGGCGCTGGACGTGCTCGTCAACCGGCCCGGAGCGCTTTCAGCTCCCTGA
- a CDS encoding CDP-alcohol phosphatidyltransferase family protein has protein sequence MGNTGTVLRELRGAQKSAKGVSLYSRYVNRPAGRVLAAGAYRMGMTPNQVTLTSALFTYGAVASVALVEPSWALGVLVWAALAVGFAFDSADGQLARLTGRGGPDGEWLDHVVDCGKLLLVHAAVLISFYRFGELHSEAWLLLPLGFQLAAVVTFCAGLLREQLGKAAASARGPSWAAPDATAPVSRVRAVALLPADYGVFCLVFLLLGAPGAFRAGYAVLAVVQAVFLAAFLAKWFRELKALRAG, from the coding sequence ATGGGAAACACGGGCACAGTGCTGCGCGAACTGCGCGGCGCACAGAAGAGCGCCAAGGGCGTCTCGCTCTATTCGCGGTACGTGAACCGGCCCGCCGGGCGGGTGCTCGCGGCCGGGGCGTATCGCATGGGGATGACGCCCAATCAGGTCACGCTGACGAGCGCGCTGTTCACGTACGGAGCGGTGGCTTCGGTCGCGCTCGTCGAACCGTCCTGGGCGCTCGGCGTCCTGGTCTGGGCGGCCCTCGCGGTCGGCTTCGCCTTCGACTCCGCCGACGGGCAGCTCGCCCGGCTCACCGGAAGGGGCGGGCCCGACGGGGAGTGGCTGGACCATGTCGTGGACTGCGGGAAGCTGCTGCTCGTCCACGCCGCCGTCCTGATCTCCTTCTACCGCTTCGGCGAACTGCACTCCGAGGCCTGGCTGTTGCTTCCGCTGGGCTTCCAGCTGGCGGCGGTGGTGACCTTCTGCGCGGGGCTGCTGCGCGAACAGCTCGGCAAGGCGGCGGCGAGCGCCCGGGGTCCGTCCTGGGCGGCGCCGGACGCGACGGCGCCCGTCTCCCGGGTGCGGGCCGTGGCGCTGCTGCCCGCCGACTACGGGGTGTTCTGCCTGGTGTTCCTGCTGCTCGGCGCACCCGGGGCCTTCCGCGCCGGGTACGCCGTGCTCGCGGTGGTGCAAGCGGTGTTCCTGGCGGCCTTCCTCGCCAAGTGGTTCAGGGAGCTGAAAGCGCTCCGGGCCGGTTGA
- a CDS encoding MOSC domain-containing protein, which yields MAYGTVTTVSTSGGHTFSKESRDSVTLLAGLGVEGDAHAGETVKHRSRVAQDPTQPNLRQVHLIHEELFTELADAGFTVAPGELGENITTRGIDLLALPTGTRLRIGDDAVVEVTGLRNPCLQIEAFQEGLLKQVVGRDATGAVVRKAGVMSVVRRGGVVRPGDTVAAELPAGPHRPLERV from the coding sequence ATGGCGTACGGAACGGTCACGACGGTCAGCACCAGTGGCGGGCACACGTTCAGCAAGGAGAGCCGGGACAGCGTGACGCTGCTCGCCGGACTCGGCGTCGAGGGCGACGCCCACGCGGGCGAGACGGTCAAGCACCGGTCCCGCGTCGCGCAGGACCCCACCCAGCCCAATCTGCGACAGGTCCACCTGATCCACGAGGAACTGTTCACGGAGCTGGCCGACGCCGGATTCACCGTGGCCCCCGGAGAGCTGGGCGAGAACATCACCACCCGGGGCATCGATCTGCTCGCCCTCCCCACCGGCACCCGCTTGAGGATCGGCGACGACGCGGTCGTCGAGGTCACCGGCCTGCGTAACCCCTGCCTCCAGATCGAGGCGTTCCAGGAAGGGCTGCTGAAGCAGGTCGTCGGCCGGGACGCGACGGGCGCGGTCGTGCGCAAGGCGGGTGTCATGAGCGTGGTCCGCCGGGGCGGTGTGGTCCGTCCCGGAGACACGGTCGCCGCCGAACTCCCCGCCGGGCCGCACCGCCCGCTGGAACGCGTCTGA
- a CDS encoding nuclear transport factor 2 family protein — MTAYDEAVQRYFAAWNTTGAEERVRAVAAAFTADARYTDPLADVQGHEGLAAVIGGVHEQFPGFRFRPAGTADGHHDLVRFSWELVSPADGSAPVAGFDVVRLAEDGRIGSVSGFLDRVPGA; from the coding sequence ATGACCGCGTACGACGAGGCCGTCCAGCGCTACTTCGCCGCCTGGAACACCACCGGGGCCGAGGAGCGGGTGAGGGCCGTGGCCGCCGCGTTCACCGCCGACGCCCGCTACACCGACCCGCTGGCCGACGTGCAGGGGCACGAGGGGCTGGCGGCCGTGATCGGCGGAGTGCACGAGCAGTTCCCCGGCTTCCGGTTCCGCCCCGCCGGAACGGCCGACGGGCACCACGACCTGGTCCGGTTCTCCTGGGAGCTGGTCTCCCCCGCGGACGGCTCCGCGCCGGTGGCCGGGTTCGATGTGGTCCGTCTCGCCGAGGACGGCCGGATCGGTTCGGTGAGCGGATTCCTGGACAGGGTACCGGGGGCGTGA
- the mnhG gene encoding monovalent cation/H(+) antiporter subunit G — translation MSVWHQIADTAGAALLLVGAAICLLGVIGMIRLPDVLSRSHAATKPQTLGMILVLAGVALRLRGGMELATLGLIAFFQMLTGPVASHLVARSAYRTGQVEHGELLFDELDEQLTDGK, via the coding sequence ATGAGCGTCTGGCACCAGATCGCCGACACGGCCGGCGCCGCCCTGCTCCTCGTCGGCGCCGCGATCTGTCTGCTCGGGGTGATCGGCATGATCCGGCTCCCGGACGTCCTCTCCCGCAGCCACGCGGCGACCAAGCCGCAGACCCTCGGCATGATCCTGGTCCTGGCCGGGGTCGCGCTACGGCTGCGCGGCGGCATGGAACTCGCCACGCTCGGCCTCATCGCCTTCTTCCAGATGCTGACCGGCCCGGTGGCCTCGCACCTGGTGGCCCGTTCCGCGTACCGCACCGGCCAGGTCGAACACGGTGAGCTGCTCTTCGACGAACTCGACGAGCAGCTCACCGACGGCAAGTGA
- a CDS encoding monovalent cation/H+ antiporter complex subunit F, giving the protein MTVPEQVDHALLTTAVVLILLAGALLLARIWRGPSMLDRAISLDVCAALIIAGLAAKSAFLRDQFYFPIMLVLAFLGFTGSVGIARFIAVRDRPRPPRPDDTEEGPR; this is encoded by the coding sequence ATGACCGTGCCCGAACAGGTCGACCACGCCCTGCTGACCACCGCCGTCGTCCTGATCCTGCTCGCCGGGGCCCTGCTGCTGGCCCGGATCTGGCGGGGCCCCTCCATGCTGGACCGGGCCATCTCACTGGACGTGTGCGCCGCCCTGATCATCGCCGGCCTCGCCGCCAAATCGGCCTTCCTCCGCGACCAGTTCTACTTCCCGATCATGCTGGTGCTGGCCTTCCTCGGGTTCACCGGCTCGGTGGGCATCGCCCGCTTCATCGCCGTACGCGACCGGCCCCGCCCCCCACGCCCCGACGACACCGAGGAGGGCCCGCGATGA
- a CDS encoding Na+/H+ antiporter subunit E — translation MKRILRLSFRNADLPPLSCELGSRRRVLDLPLIAWLTLIWVLLWSTLAWANVLTGLVVSVAVCLAFPLPRVDLGLRLHLWGILRLVGYLLYDMYTSGVKVTRQTFLGLPHRAAVIGVPLRCRSDLMLAATAVAVSNVPGGSIIEVRRATATVFLHVLDADRPEELEAARRQVWRIEELTVRAFGTPDEIARVAEPPPPPQLAAGRPAP, via the coding sequence GTGAAACGCATCCTGCGCCTCTCGTTCCGCAACGCCGATCTGCCGCCGCTGAGCTGCGAACTCGGCTCCCGCCGCCGTGTGCTGGACCTGCCGCTGATCGCCTGGCTCACCCTCATCTGGGTCCTGCTCTGGTCCACCCTCGCCTGGGCCAACGTCCTCACCGGCCTGGTCGTCTCGGTCGCCGTCTGCCTCGCCTTCCCGCTGCCCCGGGTCGACCTCGGACTGCGGCTCCACCTCTGGGGCATCCTGCGCCTGGTCGGCTACCTCCTCTACGACATGTACACCTCCGGGGTGAAGGTCACCCGGCAGACCTTCCTGGGCCTTCCGCACCGGGCCGCCGTGATCGGGGTGCCCCTGCGCTGCCGCAGCGATCTGATGCTCGCGGCCACCGCCGTCGCCGTCTCCAACGTCCCCGGCGGATCCATCATCGAGGTGCGCCGGGCCACCGCCACCGTCTTCCTGCACGTCCTGGACGCCGACCGCCCCGAGGAGCTGGAAGCCGCCCGGCGCCAGGTGTGGCGGATCGAGGAACTGACCGTACGGGCCTTCGGCACCCCCGACGAGATCGCCCGGGTCGCCGAACCCCCGCCACCGCCCCAGCTCGCCGCCGGGAGGCCCGCACCATGA
- a CDS encoding Na+/H+ antiporter subunit D produces MNALVPLPVLLPLCATGLSLAFGTRLGRFQRFISVAVLTAVLALSVILMIAADRQGPLSVHLGDFAPPLGITLVADRLSGLMLTVSSAITLCVLVYSLGQGMTDRDKETPLAVFHPAYLILVAGVSCTFLAGDLVNLYVGFEIMLVASFVLLTLGGTGPRMRAGSTYVIISLFSSMLFLTAIAMTYAATGTANFGQLAGRLADLPIGVQTLIQALLLTVFAIKAAVFPLAAWLPDSYPTAPAPVTAVFAGLLTKVGVYCMLRTETLLFPGNRLGDLLMAIALASMVIGILGAVAQTDLKRLLSFTLISHIGYMVFGIGLATREAYGGAIVYVAHHITVQTTLFLVAGLIERRGGTTELTRLGGLARAAPMLAVLFFVPAMNLAGIPPLSGFIGKLGLMRAGVADGGGWAWLLVAGSAATSLLTLYVVAKVWNLAFWRSAPPGQAAAGTVLESGDDSDDDPDPGPDRIHGTGDEGIAPAHRPAGQAVAATLHGRAVITTSRLPRPMVAATAATVAIGLAFTVFADPLTAFTDRTAAEILQRTPYVQEVLGR; encoded by the coding sequence ATGAACGCGCTCGTCCCGCTGCCCGTGCTGCTGCCCCTGTGCGCCACCGGTCTCAGCCTCGCCTTCGGCACCCGCCTGGGGCGCTTCCAGCGCTTCATCAGCGTCGCCGTGCTGACCGCCGTGCTCGCACTCTCGGTGATCCTCATGATCGCCGCCGACCGGCAGGGCCCGCTCTCCGTCCACCTCGGCGACTTCGCCCCGCCGCTCGGGATCACCCTGGTCGCCGACCGGCTGTCCGGGCTGATGCTCACGGTCTCCTCGGCCATCACGCTCTGCGTGCTCGTCTACTCCCTCGGCCAGGGCATGACCGACCGGGACAAGGAGACCCCGCTCGCCGTCTTCCACCCCGCCTATCTGATCCTCGTCGCCGGGGTCTCCTGCACCTTCCTCGCCGGCGACCTCGTCAACCTCTACGTCGGCTTCGAGATCATGCTGGTCGCCAGCTTCGTCCTGCTCACCCTCGGCGGCACCGGACCCCGGATGCGGGCGGGCTCCACCTACGTGATCATCTCGCTGTTCTCCTCGATGCTCTTCCTCACCGCCATCGCCATGACGTACGCGGCCACCGGCACCGCCAACTTCGGCCAGCTCGCGGGACGGCTGGCCGACCTCCCCATCGGCGTACAGACGCTGATCCAGGCGCTGCTGCTGACCGTCTTCGCGATCAAGGCAGCCGTCTTCCCGCTCGCCGCCTGGCTCCCCGACTCCTACCCCACGGCCCCGGCCCCCGTGACCGCCGTCTTCGCCGGACTGCTCACCAAGGTCGGCGTCTACTGCATGCTCCGCACCGAGACCCTGCTCTTCCCCGGCAACCGTCTCGGCGACCTCCTGATGGCCATCGCGCTGGCCTCGATGGTCATCGGCATCCTCGGCGCGGTCGCCCAGACCGACCTGAAGCGGCTGCTCTCCTTCACCCTGATCAGCCACATCGGCTACATGGTCTTCGGGATCGGCCTCGCCACCCGCGAGGCGTACGGCGGGGCCATCGTGTACGTCGCCCACCACATCACCGTCCAGACGACCCTCTTCCTCGTCGCCGGGCTCATCGAACGCCGGGGCGGCACCACGGAGCTGACCCGGCTCGGCGGTCTGGCCAGGGCCGCGCCGATGCTCGCCGTGCTGTTCTTCGTCCCCGCGATGAACCTCGCCGGAATCCCCCCGCTGTCCGGCTTCATCGGCAAGCTCGGGCTGATGCGCGCCGGCGTCGCCGACGGCGGCGGCTGGGCCTGGCTGCTGGTCGCGGGCTCGGCGGCCACCAGCCTGCTGACGCTGTACGTGGTCGCCAAGGTCTGGAACCTGGCCTTCTGGCGCTCCGCTCCGCCCGGCCAGGCCGCCGCGGGCACGGTCCTGGAGTCCGGCGACGACAGCGACGACGACCCGGACCCGGGCCCCGACCGGATCCACGGCACCGGTGACGAGGGCATCGCCCCGGCCCACCGGCCGGCGGGGCAGGCCGTCGCCGCGACCCTGCACGGACGGGCCGTCATCACCACCAGCCGGCTGCCCCGCCCGATGGTCGCGGCCACCGCGGCGACCGTCGCGATCGGCCTCGCCTTCACGGTGTTCGCCGATCCGCTGACCGCCTTCACCGACCGCACGGCCGCCGAGATCCTCCAGCGGACCCCTTACGTCCAGGAGGTGCTGGGCCGGTGA
- a CDS encoding Na(+)/H(+) antiporter subunit C encodes MIVSASLLTTAVVLCAVGGILMLTRPLTRILLGAVILGNGINLLVLSSTGRAGAAPLLYGVSLSRVTDPLPQAIALTAIVITLATTAFLLAMAYRSHQITGTDEVHDDLEDRRVVLRAEVLGERAQLREQFRSGAEPTAKERERYREERRRLRDRLRADRARQARGRDASGNLWNDVLGADPEDYARDGDAKADDRYPRDRGADG; translated from the coding sequence ATGATCGTCAGCGCCTCGCTCCTCACCACCGCCGTCGTGCTCTGCGCCGTCGGCGGCATCCTCATGCTCACCCGTCCGCTGACCCGCATCCTGCTCGGCGCCGTCATCCTCGGCAACGGCATCAACCTGCTGGTCCTCTCCTCCACCGGCCGGGCCGGCGCCGCACCCCTGCTCTACGGGGTGTCCCTGAGCCGGGTCACCGACCCGCTGCCCCAGGCCATCGCGCTGACCGCCATCGTCATCACCCTGGCCACCACCGCCTTCCTGCTGGCCATGGCCTACCGCAGCCACCAGATCACCGGCACCGACGAGGTCCACGACGACCTGGAGGACCGCCGCGTCGTGCTGCGCGCCGAAGTCCTCGGCGAACGCGCCCAGTTGCGCGAACAGTTCCGGTCGGGGGCCGAGCCCACCGCCAAGGAGCGCGAACGTTACCGGGAGGAGCGCCGCCGGCTCCGCGACCGGCTCCGCGCCGACCGCGCCCGCCAGGCCCGGGGCCGCGACGCCTCGGGGAACCTGTGGAACGACGTGCTGGGCGCGGACCCGGAGGACTACGCACGCGACGGCGACGCCAAGGCCGACGACCGCTACCCCCGCGACCGAGGAGCCGACGGATGA